The following coding sequences lie in one Stigmatopora argus isolate UIUO_Sarg chromosome 5, RoL_Sarg_1.0, whole genome shotgun sequence genomic window:
- the cdca2 gene encoding cell division cycle-associated protein 2 isoform X1, protein MMDFYFLAGKMGTEDLAVVDEEMEQRDTMFPSLEKESGAVLGSPIDFLRATPSQFGISVKTFNPSSAERKEKSRLAQLRERRKSNIGVRGSPEMNSLIRFMARQKMKNSPNCPTPELVSGSTTFLPRVASTLKQKIASFHKVMGVEESEACDLMPMRANNTGKSINTRDFLSDEYNEKEEEKENQPQVMSPAPNKRRRVGPFDGCQVQIREANTSHIHFNESYKRDDEKVVEGYDMVSKELLRSKKTEEETSGHRFTPRLGHLEASMSTENDFSSQNNQQDNEIEPERPSPAQRRDLTSAWPVKSLSVFQFSNQPAMEPAEERRPSGSSPTATKKKRVHFGCPLSPELFDNQLPPSTPLRKGGTPARSLTPGGILKMHSVLKTPQGDGYCTPPAQPEPISDLGASPLLKISHGHRMSLRVEEDAREQLEKIMSPPTEDNDSEVMTDTESINYAQVNLNEAFHKAPLSPEETAEMKSETSQTSQRNSPNEFLPSSEEKQPEAVSGATARLRKRGKKLPEERKPVRRSTRSAAKPPETIKFTSKAANRWKKEVNHSLYGSREYASKKPVLSPITELFNFDSAAAQHTSPMTCTDIKNEPGESTSGGPKAAVSKEHSPTRPPLMPKKGGVGKKRRSSRYEVTRWGFKKVSASVGDVCEEPQLAECESREEQIATISALSEEAPPEKAPAGEEQHSHTLTVDSAHTDTNAEYHHVEDASTPVCPLVEEQTSEVSTPSSRTRNQPSQNVSRRKRRFANPPDEEPKQEENMVSTSDSAEESTQVNSCPPFCEADFNFEDVFKRVPSRGRRSVRRSLRNQINSSDDTGLAWVPQTSPEYKNGTGKTRGRRSSSAPSEDAPHVTL, encoded by the exons AtgatggatttttattttttggctggGAAG ATGGGCACTGAAGATTTGGCTGTTGTGGACGAGGAGATGGAACAGAGGGACACAATGTTTCCCTCGTTAGAAAAGGAGTCTGGAGCGGTTTTAGGGAGCCCAATTGATTTTCTCAGGGCCACACCTTCTCAGTTTGGCATTTCTGTCAAAACTTTCAACCCATCGTCAGCCGAACGTAAAG AAAAGTCCCGTTTGGCACAATTAAGGGAGCGGAGAAAGTCGAATATCGGCGTGAGGGGTTCACCAGAAATGAACTCGCTCATCCGCTTCATGGCCCGACAAAAAATGAAGAATTCCCCCAACTGTCCAACTCCAGAG CTTGTCAGCGGTAGCACCACCTTCCTTCCTCGGGTAGCGTCAACCCTGAAGCAAAAGATAGCTTCCTTCCACAAAGTAATGGGTGTGGAAGAGAGCGAGGCCTGTGATCTGATGCCCATGCGGGCCAACAACACTGGCAAATCCATCAACACAAGAGATTTTCTGTCTG ATGAATACAACGAGAAAGAAGAAGAGAAAGAGAACCAGCCGCAAGTGATGTCACCCGCACCCAACAAAAGGCGGCGTGTGGGCCCCTTCGACGGCTGCCAAGTGCAGATTAGAGAAGCGAATACTTCACACATTCACTTCAATGAGAGTTACAAG CGAGATGATGAAAAAGTGGTAGAAGGCTACGATATGGTCAGCAAAGAACTGCTACGGTCAAAAAAGACTGAAGAAGAAACCTCAGGTCATCGCTTTACTCCTCGCCTTGGTCATCTTGAGGCATCCATGTCCACGGAAAATGACTTTTCATCGCAGAACAACCAacag GACAACGAGATTGAACCCGAACGCCCCAGCCCAGCGCAGCGCCGTGACCTTACATCAGCTTGGCCAGTCAAGTCGCTCTCTGTTTTTCAATTCTCAAATCAACCAGCAATGGAACCAGCAg AAGAACGGCGCCCTTCCGGGTCATCTCCAACGGCAACAAAGAAGAAGCGGGTGCATTTTGGATGTCCGCTTTCCCCAGAGTTGTTTGATAATCAACTGCCTCCCAGCACTCCGCTGAGGAAAGGGGGAACACCGGCTCGGAGCCTCACGCCGGGAGGGATTTTAAAGATGCACTCTGTGTTGAAGACACCCCAGGGGGATGGATATTGCACGCCGCCAGCACAGCCCGAGCCCATCAGTGATTTGGGGGCCTCGCCGCTGCTCAAGATTTCTCACGGACACAGAATGTCACTCCGGGTAGAAGAAGATGCAAGGGAGCAGTTAGAAAAG ATTATGTCTCCTCCGACAGAAGACAATGACTCTGAAGTTATGACTGATACAG AGTCAATAAATTATGCTCAGGTGAATTTAAATGAAGCTTTCCACAAGGCGCCTCTATCTCCTGAGGAAACAGCAG AAATGAAGTCTGAGACAAGTCAAACCTCCCAACGGAATTCCCCAAATGAGTTTTTGCCCTCGTCTGAGGAAAAACAACCTGAGGCTGTCAGCGGTGCTACGGCTAGATTACGGAAGAGAGGGAAAAAG CTACCTGAAGAGCGCAAACCCGTGAGGAGGTCGACACGCTCTGCTGCTAAGCCTCCTGAGACGATTAAA TTTACCTCAAAAGCAGCAAATCGGTGGAAAAAGGAAGTGAACCACTCCCTTTACGGTTCTCGGGAATACGCATCCAAGAAGCCAGTCCTTAGTCCAATTACAGAGTTGTTTAATTTCGACTCTGCAGCAGCACAGCACACTTCCCCTATGACCTGCACAG ATATAAAGAATGAACCGGGCGAATCTACAAGCGGTGGTCCCAAAGCAGCCGTTTCGAAGGAACATAGTCCGACAAGACCGCCGTTGATGCCTAAGAAAGGAGGCGTGGGTAAAAAAAGGAGGTCGTCAAGATACGAGGTGACAAGGTGGGGATTTAAGAAAGTCAGTGCTTCAGTGGGCGACGTCTGTGAGGAGCCTCAGCTCGCCGAGTGCGAGAGTCGGGAAGAGCAGATCGCGACAATCTCCGCTTTGTCAGAGGAAGCCCCGCCAGAAAAAGCCCCTGCTGGCGAAGAACAACATTCACACACTCTTACAGTTGATAGCGCACACACGGATACAAATGCAGAATATCATCATGTAGAAGATGCCTCCACACCAGTGTGCCCATTAGTCGAGGAACAGACCAGTGAAGTGTCCACGCCAAGCTCCAGGACACGAAACCAGCCGAGCCAAAACGTGTCACGACGCAAGAGGCGTTTTGCGAACCCGCCAGACGAGGAACCCAAACAGGAAGAAAACATGGTCTCAACGTCCGACTCCGCTGAAGAGTCCACACAAGTCAACAGTTGCCCGCCTTTCTGTGAGGctgactttaattttgaagatgTTTTCAAACGTGTTCCCAGTAGGGGGCGCCGCTCAGTGCGCCGCAGCCTTAGGAACCAGATCAACTCCAGTGATGACACGGGTCTGGCCTGGGTGCCTCAGACCTCCCCAGAGTACAAAAACGGAACCGGGAAGACCCGTGGTCGAAGATCCAGCTCCGCGCCGTCGGAAGACGCGCCGCATGTCACTTTGTGA
- the cdca2 gene encoding cell division cycle-associated protein 2 isoform X2 yields the protein MGTEDLAVVDEEMEQRDTMFPSLEKESGAVLGSPIDFLRATPSQFGISVKTFNPSSAERKEKSRLAQLRERRKSNIGVRGSPEMNSLIRFMARQKMKNSPNCPTPELVSGSTTFLPRVASTLKQKIASFHKVMGVEESEACDLMPMRANNTGKSINTRDFLSDEYNEKEEEKENQPQVMSPAPNKRRRVGPFDGCQVQIREANTSHIHFNESYKRDDEKVVEGYDMVSKELLRSKKTEEETSGHRFTPRLGHLEASMSTENDFSSQNNQQDNEIEPERPSPAQRRDLTSAWPVKSLSVFQFSNQPAMEPAEERRPSGSSPTATKKKRVHFGCPLSPELFDNQLPPSTPLRKGGTPARSLTPGGILKMHSVLKTPQGDGYCTPPAQPEPISDLGASPLLKISHGHRMSLRVEEDAREQLEKIMSPPTEDNDSEVMTDTESINYAQVNLNEAFHKAPLSPEETAEMKSETSQTSQRNSPNEFLPSSEEKQPEAVSGATARLRKRGKKLPEERKPVRRSTRSAAKPPETIKFTSKAANRWKKEVNHSLYGSREYASKKPVLSPITELFNFDSAAAQHTSPMTCTDIKNEPGESTSGGPKAAVSKEHSPTRPPLMPKKGGVGKKRRSSRYEVTRWGFKKVSASVGDVCEEPQLAECESREEQIATISALSEEAPPEKAPAGEEQHSHTLTVDSAHTDTNAEYHHVEDASTPVCPLVEEQTSEVSTPSSRTRNQPSQNVSRRKRRFANPPDEEPKQEENMVSTSDSAEESTQVNSCPPFCEADFNFEDVFKRVPSRGRRSVRRSLRNQINSSDDTGLAWVPQTSPEYKNGTGKTRGRRSSSAPSEDAPHVTL from the exons ATGGGCACTGAAGATTTGGCTGTTGTGGACGAGGAGATGGAACAGAGGGACACAATGTTTCCCTCGTTAGAAAAGGAGTCTGGAGCGGTTTTAGGGAGCCCAATTGATTTTCTCAGGGCCACACCTTCTCAGTTTGGCATTTCTGTCAAAACTTTCAACCCATCGTCAGCCGAACGTAAAG AAAAGTCCCGTTTGGCACAATTAAGGGAGCGGAGAAAGTCGAATATCGGCGTGAGGGGTTCACCAGAAATGAACTCGCTCATCCGCTTCATGGCCCGACAAAAAATGAAGAATTCCCCCAACTGTCCAACTCCAGAG CTTGTCAGCGGTAGCACCACCTTCCTTCCTCGGGTAGCGTCAACCCTGAAGCAAAAGATAGCTTCCTTCCACAAAGTAATGGGTGTGGAAGAGAGCGAGGCCTGTGATCTGATGCCCATGCGGGCCAACAACACTGGCAAATCCATCAACACAAGAGATTTTCTGTCTG ATGAATACAACGAGAAAGAAGAAGAGAAAGAGAACCAGCCGCAAGTGATGTCACCCGCACCCAACAAAAGGCGGCGTGTGGGCCCCTTCGACGGCTGCCAAGTGCAGATTAGAGAAGCGAATACTTCACACATTCACTTCAATGAGAGTTACAAG CGAGATGATGAAAAAGTGGTAGAAGGCTACGATATGGTCAGCAAAGAACTGCTACGGTCAAAAAAGACTGAAGAAGAAACCTCAGGTCATCGCTTTACTCCTCGCCTTGGTCATCTTGAGGCATCCATGTCCACGGAAAATGACTTTTCATCGCAGAACAACCAacag GACAACGAGATTGAACCCGAACGCCCCAGCCCAGCGCAGCGCCGTGACCTTACATCAGCTTGGCCAGTCAAGTCGCTCTCTGTTTTTCAATTCTCAAATCAACCAGCAATGGAACCAGCAg AAGAACGGCGCCCTTCCGGGTCATCTCCAACGGCAACAAAGAAGAAGCGGGTGCATTTTGGATGTCCGCTTTCCCCAGAGTTGTTTGATAATCAACTGCCTCCCAGCACTCCGCTGAGGAAAGGGGGAACACCGGCTCGGAGCCTCACGCCGGGAGGGATTTTAAAGATGCACTCTGTGTTGAAGACACCCCAGGGGGATGGATATTGCACGCCGCCAGCACAGCCCGAGCCCATCAGTGATTTGGGGGCCTCGCCGCTGCTCAAGATTTCTCACGGACACAGAATGTCACTCCGGGTAGAAGAAGATGCAAGGGAGCAGTTAGAAAAG ATTATGTCTCCTCCGACAGAAGACAATGACTCTGAAGTTATGACTGATACAG AGTCAATAAATTATGCTCAGGTGAATTTAAATGAAGCTTTCCACAAGGCGCCTCTATCTCCTGAGGAAACAGCAG AAATGAAGTCTGAGACAAGTCAAACCTCCCAACGGAATTCCCCAAATGAGTTTTTGCCCTCGTCTGAGGAAAAACAACCTGAGGCTGTCAGCGGTGCTACGGCTAGATTACGGAAGAGAGGGAAAAAG CTACCTGAAGAGCGCAAACCCGTGAGGAGGTCGACACGCTCTGCTGCTAAGCCTCCTGAGACGATTAAA TTTACCTCAAAAGCAGCAAATCGGTGGAAAAAGGAAGTGAACCACTCCCTTTACGGTTCTCGGGAATACGCATCCAAGAAGCCAGTCCTTAGTCCAATTACAGAGTTGTTTAATTTCGACTCTGCAGCAGCACAGCACACTTCCCCTATGACCTGCACAG ATATAAAGAATGAACCGGGCGAATCTACAAGCGGTGGTCCCAAAGCAGCCGTTTCGAAGGAACATAGTCCGACAAGACCGCCGTTGATGCCTAAGAAAGGAGGCGTGGGTAAAAAAAGGAGGTCGTCAAGATACGAGGTGACAAGGTGGGGATTTAAGAAAGTCAGTGCTTCAGTGGGCGACGTCTGTGAGGAGCCTCAGCTCGCCGAGTGCGAGAGTCGGGAAGAGCAGATCGCGACAATCTCCGCTTTGTCAGAGGAAGCCCCGCCAGAAAAAGCCCCTGCTGGCGAAGAACAACATTCACACACTCTTACAGTTGATAGCGCACACACGGATACAAATGCAGAATATCATCATGTAGAAGATGCCTCCACACCAGTGTGCCCATTAGTCGAGGAACAGACCAGTGAAGTGTCCACGCCAAGCTCCAGGACACGAAACCAGCCGAGCCAAAACGTGTCACGACGCAAGAGGCGTTTTGCGAACCCGCCAGACGAGGAACCCAAACAGGAAGAAAACATGGTCTCAACGTCCGACTCCGCTGAAGAGTCCACACAAGTCAACAGTTGCCCGCCTTTCTGTGAGGctgactttaattttgaagatgTTTTCAAACGTGTTCCCAGTAGGGGGCGCCGCTCAGTGCGCCGCAGCCTTAGGAACCAGATCAACTCCAGTGATGACACGGGTCTGGCCTGGGTGCCTCAGACCTCCCCAGAGTACAAAAACGGAACCGGGAAGACCCGTGGTCGAAGATCCAGCTCCGCGCCGTCGGAAGACGCGCCGCATGTCACTTTGTGA